The following proteins are co-located in the Acipenser ruthenus chromosome 35, fAciRut3.2 maternal haplotype, whole genome shotgun sequence genome:
- the LOC117395433 gene encoding membrane-spanning 4-domains subfamily A member 4D-like has protein sequence MTSSISADSGMVVITQLSLPAPAAAPRGQVEPGTALSTESYQIKAFLKGKPKVLGGLQICIGVLNMVFGAVLTLSGNISTAITGAPYWTGALYIISGSLSIPAPNVRLIKAALGMNVVSSVAAVLGICNYSIDIVISTIQRYCYGYYDQFCWGYVNKETVLNTVPLILTLLEFCLAISVAAFGCKAVCHDSSTPAVVVYNSFSPAEVRVQNLYSETKDAPPSYTE, from the exons ATGACCTCTTCCATCAGCGCAGACAGCGGGATGGTAGTCATCACCCAGCTTTCCCTGCCTGCTCCCGCTGCGGCTCCGAGGGGCCAGGTGGAGCCCGGTACTGCGTTATCTACAGAGTCATACCAGATTAAGGCGTTTCTCAAAGGAAAGCCGAAAGTGCTCGGG GGCCTCCAGATCTGCATCGGGGTGCTGAACATGGTGTTTGGTGCGGTTCTGACATTGAGTGGGAACATTAGTACAGCTATTACAGGAGCCCCATACTGGACTGGGGCTTTG TACATCATTTCTGGATCTCTCTCTATCCCAGCTCCTAATGTTAGGCTG ATCAAGGCAGCCCTGGGTATGAATGTGGTGAGCAGCGTTGCAGCTGTTCTTGGAATATGCAATTACAGCATCGATATCGTCATTTCTACTATACAACGATATTGCTATGGATATTACGATCAGTTCTGTTGGGGATATGTT aATAAAGAGACTGTCCTAAACACAGTGCCTCTGATCCTAACCCTGCTGGAGTTCTGCTTGGCCATCTCTGTGGCTGCCTTTGGGTGTAAAGCGGTCTGCCACGACTCCTCCACG CCTGCGGTTGTCGTGTACAATTCCTTCAGCCCTGCGGAGGTTCGGGTGCAGAATCTCTACAGTGAGACTAAGGATGCACCTCCGTCCTATACAGAGTGA
- the LOC117395428 gene encoding protein C1orf43 isoform X2 produces MASINTFSGVNVVLVMAYGTLDLKEEIELRLSKVQDIKYEPQLLSEGDERLQQLQEPGSPCCFNYLYRMRALDAIRTSGIPFREVCKNPKSLTGRNFRSFLLDLRNASSPFRGVQKNLIDTLLDGYESARHGTGVFGETEYLKYQDALNELAAVVTARRTSSSGHKQPPPAPTLEHSTPPETPPPSTIQVTYLPSSQKSKRPKHFLELKSFKDKYNTLESTL; encoded by the exons ATGGCGTCTATCAACACTTTTTCCGGAGTGAACGTTGTTTTGGTTATGGCGTACGGCACCCTG GACCTGAAGGAGGAGATTGAACTCCGGCTGTCCAAGGTGCAGGACATCAAGTATGAGCCTCAGCTGCTGTCTGAGGGCGATGAGAggctgcagcagctgcaggaaCCGGGCAGCCCGT gtTGTTTTAACTATCTGTACAGAATGAGAGCTCTGGATGCCATCAGGACCTCGG GTATTCCTTTCCGTGAAGTCTGtaaaaaccccaagtctctgacGGGCAGGAATTTCCGGAGTTTCCTCCTGGATCTGCGGAACGCCAGCTCTCCTTTCCGGGGAGTCCAAAAGAACCTGATCGACACCCTGCTGGACGGGTATGAGTCCGCACGCCACGGAACCGGG gtttttggAGAGACGGAATACCTGAAGTACCAGGATGCACTGAACGAGCTGGCCGCAGT GGTGACGGCACGCAGGACCTCCAGCAGCGGACACAAGCAGCCCCCACCCGCCCCGACCCTGGAGCACAGCACCCCCCCAGAgaccccccctccctccaccaTCCAGGTGACATACCTGCCCTCCAGCCAGAAGAGCAAGAGACCCAAACACTTCCTGGAGCTGAAGAGCTTCAAAGACAAATACAACACGCTGGAGAGCacgctgtag
- the LOC117395428 gene encoding protein C1orf43 homolog isoform X1, with the protein MASINTFSGVNVVLVMAYGTLVFVLLFIFMKRQIMRFAMKSRRGPHVPLGHNAPKDLKEEIELRLSKVQDIKYEPQLLSEGDERLQQLQEPGSPCCFNYLYRMRALDAIRTSGIPFREVCKNPKSLTGRNFRSFLLDLRNASSPFRGVQKNLIDTLLDGYESARHGTGVFGETEYLKYQDALNELAAVVTARRTSSSGHKQPPPAPTLEHSTPPETPPPSTIQVTYLPSSQKSKRPKHFLELKSFKDKYNTLESTL; encoded by the exons ATGGCGTCTATCAACACTTTTTCCGGAGTGAACGTTGTTTTGGTTATGGCGTACGGCACCCTG GTGTTCGTGTTGCTGTTCatcttcatgaagaggcagatCATGCGCTTCGCCATGAAGTCCAGGAGAGGCCCCCACGTGCCGCTGGGACACAACGCACCAAAA GACCTGAAGGAGGAGATTGAACTCCGGCTGTCCAAGGTGCAGGACATCAAGTATGAGCCTCAGCTGCTGTCTGAGGGCGATGAGAggctgcagcagctgcaggaaCCGGGCAGCCCGT gtTGTTTTAACTATCTGTACAGAATGAGAGCTCTGGATGCCATCAGGACCTCGG GTATTCCTTTCCGTGAAGTCTGtaaaaaccccaagtctctgacGGGCAGGAATTTCCGGAGTTTCCTCCTGGATCTGCGGAACGCCAGCTCTCCTTTCCGGGGAGTCCAAAAGAACCTGATCGACACCCTGCTGGACGGGTATGAGTCCGCACGCCACGGAACCGGG gtttttggAGAGACGGAATACCTGAAGTACCAGGATGCACTGAACGAGCTGGCCGCAGT GGTGACGGCACGCAGGACCTCCAGCAGCGGACACAAGCAGCCCCCACCCGCCCCGACCCTGGAGCACAGCACCCCCCCAGAgaccccccctccctccaccaTCCAGGTGACATACCTGCCCTCCAGCCAGAAGAGCAAGAGACCCAAACACTTCCTGGAGCTGAAGAGCTTCAAAGACAAATACAACACGCTGGAGAGCacgctgtag
- the LOC117395417 gene encoding tuftelin-like: MSRGLYARTITELKTDNDKPKSFVPLYPKPCVYPSSPSGDPSRLSELHELIFRIRLSAVYQSLELQQRYHRNTRRLSDRGETRRLSLEDGVRRLRLTLQNQSETERSGEQTKTKPIRRAFAVVPSNGISSSQPTEEGVEIIKVYVEARRKDQAAHENNMRMLSDEVTQIQEVRYCLKNLRQQMAARTNGRGDELKTLTGTNGLRPPPTQSHAVAHGNQGAPRTQDHSNGQAEGSSEPEQERMRELTKKLYSQFHSKLQETERRHSEEKRQLESRSSAFQRELSLQGEALRRAEEGLGERDGRIEDLQRLLSGMEREHSELRERMSKNEGQLQEISLLKQRGEEHQSRSVQLEKEVSTLKEKIHHLDDMLKSQQRKVRHMIEQLQNSKTLIRDKDALIHKLQEKVSILEAENREMQHRLDFFTGAQDSSPCSTETLHSKRPPLTAPNKSVIKVLGMAS, encoded by the exons ATGTCGAGGGGTTTGTACGCCAGGACCATAACTGAACTGAAGACGGATAACGACAAACCG AAATCATTCGTCCCGCTGTATCCAAAGCCCTGCGTTTATCCGAGCAGCCCCTCGGGGGACCCGTCCCGTTTGTCGGAGCTGCACGAACTGATTTTTCGGATCAGGCTGTCCGCAG TCTATCAGTCACTGGAGCTGCAGCAGCGATACCACAGGAATACACGGAGACTCTCCGACAGAGGCGAGACAAGGAGGCTGTCTCTTGAG GATGGAGTTAGGAGGCTGAGACTGACCCTGCAGAACCAGAGCGAGACAGAGAGGAGCGGAGAGCAGACCAAGACAAAG CCAATCAGGAGAGCCTTTGCCGTGGTGCCCTCCAATGGGATTTCTTCCTCTCAACCCACAGAGGAGGGGGTAGAGATCATCAAG GTGTACGTGGAGGCTCGCAGGAAGGATCAGGCGGCGCACGAGAACAATATGAGAATGCTGTCCGACGAGGTCACGCAGATCCAGGAG gtgAGGTACTGTTTGAAGAATCTCCGGCAGCAGATGGCTGCAAGAACGAACGGGAGGGGAGATGAGCTGaag ACCCTGACAGGCACGAACGGGCTGAGACCTCCCCCTACCCAGAGCCACGCGGTCGCCCACGGTAACCAGGGAGCCCCCCGCACTCAGGACCACTCTAACGGGCAG GCCGAGGGGAGCTCGGAGCCCGAGCAGGAGAGGATGAGGGAGCTGACAAAGAAACTGTACAGCCAGTTCCACAGCAAGCTGCAGGAAACCGAGAGGAGACACAGTGAGGAGAAGAGACAGCTGGAG AGCAGGAGCAGTGCGTTTCAGAGGGAGCTGTCCCTGCAAGGCGAGGCGCTGCGCAGGGCGGAGGAGGGGCTGGGGGAGCGGGACGGCCGCATCGAGGACCTCCAGAGGCTGCTGTCCGGGATGGAGCGGGAGCACAGCGAGCTGCGGGAGAGGATGAGCAagaacgaggggcagctgcaggAGATCAGCCTCCtgaaacagagaggagaggagcaccAGAGCAG GTCTGTCCAGCTGGAGAAAGAAGTGTCCACTCTGAAGGAGAAGATCCATCACCTGGATGACATGCTGAAGAGCCAGCAGAGGAAAGTGCGGCACATGATCGAGCAG cTCCAGAACTCAAAGACTCTGATCCGTGATAAAGACGCCCTCATCCACAAACTGCAGGAGAAAGTCTCCATCCTGGAGGCAGAG aaCCGGGAGATGCAGCACAGACTGGATTTCTTCACTGGGGCTCAGGACTCCTCCCCCTGCAGCACAGAGACCCTGCACAG CAAAAGACCCCCTTTAACTGCACCCAACAAGTCTGTCATCAAAGTCCTTGGAATGGCATCCTGA